The following are from one region of the Leptospira neocaledonica genome:
- a CDS encoding ATP--guanido phosphotransferase — protein sequence MDGCIYCGLSLLDWKNRGKIGCAHCIQFLGEEYTKFIPIQAPSDWEPPSHFPAIETWEKFRKKKWEEGLSYIDSQGLPFTYRFRIARNPKHSTYTKRTEKTDQFLYSFLEENDSLPEDLNSGKKLPILELKQRIPWNSGTLVMGDEDHIRWECVTDSLLELNSVLKSDFLTKFEAEDKFDFQKGIGFINSCPTNSGFGDKLSVSIPARLADSGELRDFRLPTDWGFYREELKGRLVFFRKNFGPNRKNSFFNLVSYLALLVISGKEGTKASFAP from the coding sequence ATGGATGGCTGTATTTATTGCGGCTTATCCCTTCTCGACTGGAAAAATCGGGGAAAGATTGGATGTGCTCATTGTATCCAATTTTTGGGAGAAGAATATACCAAGTTTATTCCGATCCAGGCACCTTCCGATTGGGAACCGCCTTCTCATTTTCCTGCAATTGAGACTTGGGAAAAATTCAGAAAAAAAAAATGGGAAGAAGGTTTGTCTTATATAGATTCTCAGGGCTTACCGTTTACATATAGGTTCCGTATTGCTAGAAATCCAAAACATTCTACCTATACCAAACGTACCGAAAAAACGGACCAGTTCTTATATTCGTTTCTAGAAGAGAATGATTCCCTGCCAGAGGATCTAAATTCCGGGAAAAAACTACCGATCCTAGAATTAAAACAAAGAATTCCCTGGAATTCGGGGACATTAGTAATGGGAGACGAGGATCATATTCGCTGGGAATGTGTGACCGATTCCCTACTTGAATTAAACTCTGTCTTAAAATCCGATTTTTTAACGAAATTCGAGGCGGAAGATAAGTTTGATTTTCAAAAAGGGATCGGATTTATCAATTCCTGTCCTACCAATTCCGGTTTTGGAGACAAACTTTCTGTTTCCATTCCGGCAAGACTTGCGGACTCGGGAGAGTTAAGGGATTTCAGACTGCCTACGGACTGGGGCTTCTATCGGGAAGAATTGAAGGGCAGATTGGTTTTTTTCCGAAAAAATTTCGGCCCAAATAGAAAAAATTCCTTTTTCAATTTGGTTTCGTATTTAGCCTTACTGGTAATAAGCGGAAAAGAAGGGACAAAAGCCTCATTTGCCCCGTAA